Proteins encoded by one window of Oreochromis niloticus isolate F11D_XX linkage group LG17, O_niloticus_UMD_NMBU, whole genome shotgun sequence:
- the LOC109195120 gene encoding uncharacterized protein LOC109195120 isoform X2, giving the protein MQSIDGAKMVARCRRVWRATRAALLCTKDRNKRIADRHRSSTPACAVGQKIKPLQSSPLCPPSRPPPPPGSWMVCRPTLSPVSWILGARGVATSWRTGPGSLGRLSWTSACCGSSIACIRAYLRRQHCVTRRWIIELSASTPDLSLPACYRVDE; this is encoded by the exons ATGCAGAGCATCGATGGAGCAAAGATGGTTGCCAG GTGTCGTCGGGTATGGAGGGCCACCCGGGCTGCGTTATTATGCACCAAGGACCGTAATAAACGCATTGCTGACCGCCATCGGTCCTCCACCCCCGCCTGTGCTGTTGGACAAAAG ATTAAACCTCTCCAGTCCAGCCCTCTGTGCCCTCCTTCCAGGCCCCCTCCTCCCCCCGGCTCGTGGATGGTCTGCCGGCCTACTCTATCACCCGTATCATGGATTCTCGGCGCCCGGGGCGTGGCTACCAGTTGGAGGACCGGTCCTGGATCCCTCGGGCGGCTGTCCTGGACAAGCGCATGCTGCGGGAGTTCCATCGCCTGCATCCGG GCCTATTTAAGACGGCAGCACTGTGTTACTCGTCGCTGGATCATTGAGCTATCAGC ATCTACCCCGGACCTTTCCCTGCCTGCCTGTTACCGGGTGGACGAGTGA
- the LOC109195120 gene encoding uncharacterized protein LOC109195120 isoform X1 — MQSIDGAKMVARCRRVWRATRAALLCTKDRNKRIADRHRSSTPACAVGQKVWLSTRFVPVRAESKKLTPTFIGPFEISALVNPVSVKLKLPRNMKIHDVFHVSQIKPLQSSPLCPPSRPPPPPGSWMVCRPTLSPVSWILGARGVATSWRTGPGSLGRLSWTSACCGSSIACIRAYLRRQHCVTRRWIIELSASTPDLSLPACYRVDE, encoded by the exons ATGCAGAGCATCGATGGAGCAAAGATGGTTGCCAG GTGTCGTCGGGTATGGAGGGCCACCCGGGCTGCGTTATTATGCACCAAGGACCGTAATAAACGCATTGCTGACCGCCATCGGTCCTCCACCCCCGCCTGTGCTGTTGGACAAAAGGTATGGCTTTCCACACGCTTCGTTCCCGTCAGGGCGGAATCCAAGAAGCTCACTCCCACCTTTATTGGCCCGTTCGAGATCTCTGCTTTGGTTAACCCTGTGTCCGTAAAGCTCAAACTACCTCGCAACATGAAAATACACGACGTCTTCCATGTGTCTCAGATTAAACCTCTCCAGTCCAGCCCTCTGTGCCCTCCTTCCAGGCCCCCTCCTCCCCCCGGCTCGTGGATGGTCTGCCGGCCTACTCTATCACCCGTATCATGGATTCTCGGCGCCCGGGGCGTGGCTACCAGTTGGAGGACCGGTCCTGGATCCCTCGGGCGGCTGTCCTGGACAAGCGCATGCTGCGGGAGTTCCATCGCCTGCATCCGG GCCTATTTAAGACGGCAGCACTGTGTTACTCGTCGCTGGATCATTGAGCTATCAGC ATCTACCCCGGACCTTTCCCTGCCTGCCTGTTACCGGGTGGACGAGTGA